In a genomic window of Maricaulis maris MCS10:
- a CDS encoding amidohydrolase family protein — translation MSMTMKSIWAGMAIAALAACSPPVENGSTDEVSSAAHGAPEATRFTVLVGGTEIGGMDIQPTEDGYGIEFEYRNNGRGPTITESVTLDENGLPVDWTISGASTFGNPIDESFEYVDSEARWRDATGSDQAIPDGDAFYVPQDASPYWLAIAARALLARDDMSMAAIPGGELRLSEVEQLSVSNGEASRDVTAYGLSGTSENPTYFLMDGSAFFGLITPGFAILEAGYEAEDERLRALAAGYGASRFAEIQSRVAHHYDGPVRIRNVRVFDPETLALGEPVSVVVDGERVSAIDALDVATQPGETEIDGAGGSLIPGLFEMHAHMGETSAFLNIAAGVTSVRDMGNNNAVLGELITRIEAGEVAGPRVHRSGFIEGRSPFSSNNGILVETEAEAVAAVETYAASGDYIQVKVYNSMNPDWIPAVIEAAHANGLRVAGHVPAFTNADAMIAAGYDEMTHINQVMLGWVLEEGEDTRSLLRLTALRRLPAFDLDSDAVRDTIDAMVANGVAIDPTYAIHEALLLSRNGEVSPGVVDYIDHMPVETQRGARSAWADIATDEDDANYRGAFDQITQTLRMMRDAGVFIVPGTDLGGSFAHHRELELYQNIGMTPAEIIAWGSHGMAEYLGVDDELGSIAPGMLADFFLVPGDPTTDFKDLKTIALVSANGTFYYPTEIYPEFGILPFTDVPAVSQPR, via the coding sequence ATGTCCATGACCATGAAATCGATCTGGGCCGGAATGGCCATCGCCGCGCTAGCCGCGTGCAGCCCACCTGTAGAAAACGGCTCGACCGACGAGGTTTCGTCGGCCGCTCACGGGGCACCGGAAGCCACGCGCTTCACAGTCCTTGTCGGAGGAACCGAGATTGGCGGCATGGACATCCAGCCGACCGAGGATGGGTATGGTATCGAGTTCGAATACCGCAATAATGGCCGCGGCCCGACCATCACCGAAAGTGTCACGCTCGATGAAAACGGCCTGCCTGTCGACTGGACGATTTCCGGCGCCTCGACTTTTGGCAATCCGATCGATGAGAGTTTTGAGTATGTCGACAGCGAAGCGCGTTGGCGCGATGCGACCGGCAGCGACCAGGCCATTCCCGATGGTGACGCCTTCTACGTCCCCCAGGATGCCAGCCCCTATTGGCTGGCGATTGCTGCCCGCGCCCTGCTGGCGCGTGACGACATGTCGATGGCCGCCATCCCCGGTGGCGAGCTGCGCCTGTCCGAGGTCGAACAGCTGAGCGTCAGCAATGGCGAAGCAAGCCGCGATGTGACCGCCTACGGCCTGTCTGGAACCAGTGAAAACCCGACATATTTCCTCATGGACGGGTCGGCTTTCTTTGGCTTGATCACACCCGGTTTCGCCATTCTGGAAGCGGGTTATGAGGCCGAGGATGAGCGCTTGCGCGCGCTCGCAGCCGGCTATGGCGCCAGCCGCTTCGCCGAAATCCAGTCGCGCGTGGCGCATCATTATGATGGACCGGTCCGGATCCGGAATGTCCGGGTCTTCGATCCGGAGACGCTTGCCCTGGGCGAGCCGGTATCGGTTGTTGTTGATGGCGAACGGGTTTCGGCGATCGACGCGCTCGATGTCGCGACACAGCCGGGTGAGACCGAGATTGACGGCGCGGGCGGGTCACTGATCCCCGGCCTGTTCGAAATGCACGCCCATATGGGTGAAACCAGCGCTTTCCTCAATATCGCTGCCGGTGTGACCAGCGTTCGCGATATGGGCAATAACAACGCCGTTCTGGGTGAGTTGATCACCCGCATCGAAGCCGGCGAAGTCGCCGGCCCGCGTGTGCATCGCAGCGGCTTCATCGAAGGCCGCAGCCCGTTCAGCTCCAATAATGGCATCCTGGTGGAAACCGAGGCCGAAGCGGTCGCTGCCGTCGAGACCTATGCGGCCAGCGGCGATTACATCCAGGTCAAGGTCTACAACTCGATGAACCCGGACTGGATCCCGGCCGTCATCGAAGCGGCGCACGCCAATGGTTTGCGCGTCGCCGGTCATGTGCCGGCCTTCACCAATGCCGACGCCATGATTGCCGCCGGTTATGACGAGATGACCCATATCAACCAGGTGATGCTGGGTTGGGTGCTGGAAGAGGGTGAGGACACACGCTCCCTGCTGCGCCTGACGGCGCTGCGCCGTCTGCCCGCCTTTGATCTGGACAGCGATGCGGTGCGTGACACGATCGATGCGATGGTCGCCAATGGTGTCGCTATCGATCCGACCTACGCGATTCACGAGGCGCTGCTCCTGTCGCGCAATGGCGAGGTGTCACCGGGTGTTGTCGACTATATCGACCACATGCCGGTCGAGACCCAGCGTGGGGCCCGCAGCGCCTGGGCCGACATTGCTACGGACGAGGATGACGCCAATTATCGCGGCGCCTTTGACCAGATCACGCAGACCCTGCGCATGATGCGCGATGCCGGCGTGTTCATCGTGCCGGGTACTGATCTTGGCGGATCCTTTGCCCATCATCGCGAGCTCGAGCTGTACCAGAATATCGGCATGACCCCGGCCGAGATCATTGCCTGGGGCAGTCATGGTATGGCCGAATATCTGGGCGTGGACGACGAGCTGGGTTCAATTGCTCCCGGCATGCTGGCCGACTTCTTCCTGGTGCCGGGCGATCCGACGACTGATTTCAAGGATCTGAAGACCATCGCCCTCGTGTCGGCGAACGGGACTTTCTACTACCCGACGGAAATCTATCCGGAGTTCGGCATCCTGCCCTTCACCGATGTGCCGGCGGTCAGCCAACCGCGCTGA